The genomic region GTGGTTCATCCCTCTATGGGAACCCATATAAACGCTACCCCTTTTATGCCCATCGGTGGGAGGATGGAGGCACTGATACGAAGGGCTGAGGAACTTGCGGAGCGTTACGGTATATTCTATTATGAAATACGCATAACTCGCGTCACGGCTTCCCACCTCACTATGCAGAACGGTCAACTCGAAGAGCTTGCCATGAACACCGAAATGGGGATAGGGGTGAGGGCCTTCAACGGGGCCTGGGGCTTCTCAAGCGCCAACGACATGGGCCGCGCTGAAAAGGCCATAGAGACTGCCATGAAGATAGCGAAACTCTCAAAGGGCGATTCGAAGATTCACCTTGGAGACCCCATCAGGGACAGGGCCGAAATAAGGCCGAAGAAGAGCTTTCTCGACGTTGATGTCGAGGACAAGCTCGCCCTCGTGAAGAAGATTGACTCGCTTCTCCGGGGCAGAGGGGTCTCCAACAGGAGCGTCTACTACGGTGATGGCCTTAAGGAACAGCTCTACTTCAACTCCCTCGGGAGTGAAATCCAGACGGTCGTTCCTAGGCTGAGACTAAGCTTCTCCGTAACTGCCAGGGAGAATGGAGAGATGCAGAGCTACTGGAAGAGCTTTGGCGGCACCGCGGGCTGGGAGCTTGTTGAGGAGATAGATCTGAACCACTGGACTGCCTTTGTGAAGGAGAAGGCAATCTCGCTCCTCCATGCTCAGTCGCCCCCTTCCGGAGAGTTCCCTGTGATAATGGATCCAGAACTTACCGGTGTCTTCATCCACGAGGCTCTGGGCCATGCCGTAGAAGCCGATTCGGTTAAGAACGGCGACAGCATCTTGGCTGGTAAGCTGGGTGAGAGAATAGCCGTCGAGGGGCTAACCGTCGTGGACGACCCAACGCTCCCGGGCAAGTTTGGCTCCTACGTTTACGACGACGAGGGAATAAAGGCCAAGAGGGTTGAGATAATAAAGAACGGCGTTTTGATGAACTACCTCACCGACCGCGAGACGAGCGCTTTGCTCGGTCTCGAACCAAACGGTCACGGAAGGGCGCAGGGCTACAGCCATCAACCCCTCGTGAGGATGGGCAACACCTACGTCGAGCCCGGGGACTGGTCTTTCGAGGAAATGGTCGAGGAGGTCAAGAACGGCCTCTACATGATAGGGGACAAGGGGGGCGAGGTCGACACCGCCAACGGCACCTTCACCTTCGGCGCCAAGGAGGGCTACATAGTAGAGAACGGTGAAATTAAAGCCCAGGTGAGGGATGTGGCACTCTCCGGCAGAATTCTCGACATCCTGAGAAACATCCGCGCCATTGGGGATGACCTTAGGGTGGAGTTCCCGGGCTACTGCGGGAAGGGCCAGTGGGTTCCCGTTGATGACGGGGGGCCACACGTTCTGACGAGGGCGCTCGTTGGTGGGCTAAGATAAAGCGTATATACTCCAAGCTCTAATTTTACGTTTGGTGAGTGAAATGGCTATAGATGTGGGCATTATTCAAGATGTTGAGACACTACTCAAGAACCTCAATGGCTACGAACTCCTCAGCTATGCCATCTGCAACGAGGAATGCGGTGCAGAAACCTATGAATGGCTTGCCGGCCGAGTTGAGGGCATCCTAGTTGACGAGTTTAGGTACTTGGCAAAGGAAAAGCGGAAGCATGCGGCGGAATTGAGGAAGCTCTTCGAGGAGCTCTATCCCGGTATGAAGCCCCTCGAGTTCAACGCCCCGCCCTTGGACACTCTGCCGGTATGCAGAGAGCTGATGGAGGTCAAAGAGCTTGAAAACACCCTTGCAATTGCCATGCTCTCCGAAACGATAGGCAGGGACATCTACCGGAAGCTCCAGAGGATGTCCGGCGACGAGGAGGTAGCGGAGCTGTTCGAAAGGCTGGCCGAGATGAAGGAGGCCGCCTACGAAAAGCTTCTGCAACTCTACGAGGCCATGGAGAAGCAGTCGAATACCTTTTAAATTCCCCTCCGAACTTCTCCCGGATGCCAATGATAGAGGAACTTGTCAGGATCTTGGAGCGAGAGAACGTCGAGTGGGAGCTTTACTGGGAGAAGGGCAGAGGGGGTTCCTTCAGGATAGAGCGCGAGAGAATCGAGCGCTCTCAGCGGAAGTTCCATTCTGGTATAGGCCTGCGTATCGGCTACAAGGGGCGGCTTGGCTTCTCCTACATAACTGGCCTGAACCATGGGAGGAGAACGCTTGAGGAGTTCGTAAAAAGGACGGTAAAGCTAGCCAAGGTTAGCGAGGTGCCCTTCGTTGGCTTCCCTTATCCGGCGAAAGTGCCCCGCGTCGAGGGTCTCTACGACAGGAGGATAGATGAAATACCCTTCGAGGAGGCCCACTCTCTCGCGCGGGACTTCTCCGCCAAGATGCGCGAGCTGAAGAACGATTCGCTTACCCTATCGGGTTCGATGGCCCTCGCGGTTACTGCCTACGGGATAGCTAACTCCAACGGGGTCTGGTTCGAGGCCAGAGGTACCGGGATGAGCGTCTCAACCTACGCCGTGAAAACGGATGGAAAAACCGGTTCGGGCTCGTATTATCAGACTTATCGTTCCCTTCAACCCTTTGAGGAGCTTGAAAACGCCATTCTTTCTGCTATCGAGGAGGCAGAGCTCAGCTATCGCGCCGGGAAGATGGAGCCCTACTCGGGTGAGATCCTCTTTGAACCCGAAGCCTTCCGCGCCGTTCTGGGGATATTCCTTGAAAACCTCTTTGGAGACGGCGTTTATCACGGCAGGAGCCGCTTTTCCGGGCTCGGGGAGGAGGTCGCACCCGAGGTGCTTACGGTGATTGACGATGCAACGGTTCCGGGGGGCGTTGGAAGCTTCCCCTTCGACGGGGAAGGCAACCCGGGCGAGAGGACCATTCTGGTCGAAGACGGTGTAATACGCTCCTTCCTCCTCGACGAAACATACTCTCGCTTCCTGAATTTGAGGAGTACTGGAAACGCGGTCCGGGACTTCAGGACGACCCCGCACATAGGGACGAGCAACGTGATGGTGATGCCAGGTGACGAGAACCTGGAGGATTTTGAGGGAATCGTCGTGAGGAAAGTCTTCGGTGAGCACACGGCCAATCCCACCAGCGGGGACTTCTCGCTGACGGTTGAGCTGGGCTACGTTGTTAAGAACGGCAAGGTGGCTCCGTTTAGGGACAACATGCTCGTCGGAAATGCCTTCCAGTTCCTGCGTTCGATCAGGGCAATCGGACGCGAAATCACTAGAAAGGGCTCCTTTTATTCCCCGAGGGTTCTCGGCATTGCCAGATTGGTGTAGATTCGGGCCCTTCTCGGTAAGCTTTTATAGGTCGGCGTCTTAAAAACTGGATAGGTGAGCGGATATGGTATGTCACGGGATTGACAAGATTCTCCTCAAAATAAGGCCTGGTGAGACTGTGCTCGTTGAATACGGTGCGGTGTCGTCTCCCGAACTCCTCCTTTACCTCATGTGCCGCAGATGCGGAGGCGCAGAGAGTCCGGTTCTTATTGACGATATCTCGGACACGTTTTCTGAATATGTGATTCGACTTGAACTGATGGGCTTGGACACGGAGGCCCTCATGGGGATTCCTGTAATAAAGATCGGGGGCAACAGGGAGTTCGGGAACGTCGTTGGCAGGGTCGAGGTGGACAAGTACTCCCTCGACTTCAAGTACTACGGCAAGATATACGACAAGGTCGTGCCTGAAAAGGTCGTGTGCAATCCGGTCCTCGGCATACACAAGCTCTTCGTGGCCCTCGAGAGGCAGGACGTTATAAGACTCGTCCGCAACATCTCCACCTTTGTGGGGAGAAAGAGCCGCTTCGCCTTCTACTTCATAAACCGAGATGTCATGGAGCGGAAGAACCCCGAGCTCCTCCCACTCCTGGAGGAGACCGCCAGCACAGTGCTTCAATGGGAAGCCGGTAAGGGGAAGTACAGGCTCAGGGCCCTGAAGGCCGCGAACGACGAAATCCTTGGTTCCATAGTGTCCATGAGCTTTAAGGACATAGCAAGAACGTGAAGTTTTTAAGGGCCTTTTCTTATCACTTCTGGTGATACTGTGAGGAGAGCACTGGCTGCGGTTGTCATTCTGCTGCTCCTGATACCGCTGGTGGGTGCCTACCAGGTCCCCGAGAGAGGCGTCGTCTATCAAATCATGGTTGACCGTTTCTACGATGGGAACCAGAGCAACAACGGGCCCTTCTACGATCCGGAGCACAGAAACTACCGCCTTTACTGGGGCGGGGACATAGAGGGGCTCACGGAAAAGCTTGACTACATAGCGAGCCTCGGCGTCTCCATGATATGGGTCTCCCCCCTCAACGACAACATAAACAGGATGGCACACGGCTCCGCCCCCTACCACGGCTACTGGACGAGGGACTACAAACGCATAGAGGAGCACTTCGGAACCTGGAAGGACTTCCTTAAGCTGGTAGAGGAGGCCAGAAAGAGGGGCATGTGCGTAATCGTTGACTACGTCCCCAACCACTCAAACCCATCAACCGACGGGGAGTTTGGAGCGCTCTACGACAACGGCACGTTTGTAACGGACTACTTTGAGGACACCAAGAACGCCACGGTGAACCCGATAACGGGCATAAGAGAGGACATCTACCACCACAACGGCAACATTTTCACCTGGTCTGGAATCCCCCTCAAGTACGCCAACCTATATGGTTTAGCAGACTTCAACCAGCTCAACCCCTGGGTCGATTCCTATCTCACCGGGGGGGCGATGCTCTTTGCCAATTCAGGCGCCTGCGGCTTCAGGATCGACGCCGTCAAGCACATGGAGCTCGGCTGGCTTGAGACCTTTTACCTCCGCCTCTACTCTGAGAGACCCCTCTTAATCTACGGGGAGTACTACTCGCTCTCACCGGAAAGGAGCGACGATTTATACGAGCTCTACCGCTACTCCAACGTCTCGCCGGTTCTCAACATACCGATAAGGGAAAACATCGTGAGAACCTTCGGCTTCGTGGGAAGCCTTGAGACGCTCTCCAGAACGCTTGAGGACTATTATTCTCTCTTTGTATACCCGAACAAGCAACTGAACTTCCTCGACAGCCACGACCTCGTCCGCTTCCTCAACGCGGCAAAGCGGGACGACGCGGTGGAGCGCTTCCACATGGCCTTGGCACTGACGATGACCCTGCCTGGGATCCCGGTGATATACTACGGCGACGAGAGCTACCTGGTGAGCAAAGACGGAAAGGGCGACCCGTACAACCGGCCCATGATGGTCTTCAACAACACCACCGAGGCGGCAAGAATAATCAGAGCTTTAGCTAAGCTCAGAAAGACCAATGACGCTTTGGCTTTTGGAGACTTCAGAACGGTTTACGCCAACTACTCGGTGTGGGCCTTTGAGAGAACCTTTGGGAGCCATAAACTCCTGGTGGTCATGAACAAAGGATCACCGGCAGAGCTTAGCATCAACATCGACTGGCCCGATGGAACCTACATCGACGCCCTCTACAGAGCGGAGATGGCAGTTGAGAACGGCAGAGCGACCGTAATACTACCTAGAAACAGCTTCTACGTCTTCCACATCGAAGGGGAGCAGAAAGAGCCCCTCATAGGTTCGGTGACCCCCTACATCGCCCAGCCCGGTCAGAGGATCCTCATCGGTGGGGCCGGCTTTGGAAGCGGTGGAAGGGTTACCATCGGCGGCGTCAGCGCTAGGGTTCTCTCGTGGAGCTCAGGGGAGATACTCGTCGAGGTTCCCGAGGTGAAAACTCAAAAAGCGTGGCTCGACGTCGTGGTCGAGACAGGGGGGAAGGCCAGCAAACCGGCAAAGCTGCGCTACTACTCCGGGAATGACGTCCCGGTGCTTGTAGCCATAAACGCCACAAACCTCACGGGTGGGATCTGGATCAGGGGCAACCTATCGGAACTGGCCGAGCCGAGGCCGCTCCTCAGGTCCTCGACGGGCTACTACTTCACCGTTGCCCCGCTCCCCAAAGGGGCAACGTTCTCGGTGGAGCTCTACACCGGCTCCCCATGGGGGGAGCTTGAACCCCTCAACGTCACCCTCTACGGCTTTGTGAACTCCACGGTTGTTGTCCTCAGGGATGGGCCTCCAATCGTCGAAACCGAAACGGCCCCGACGATGCCAACAACGACAATAATCCACAGACCAGTTGGAAAGAACCCTCTTCCCTACCTCCTCGTTGCCATCCTCCTGCTCGGGGCGGCTCTGATAATCTGGAAGAAAAGGGATTAAATCTGCTCCAAAAGTTTCTTTCTCTTTTCCTCGTACTCCTCCTGGCTTATCACACCCATGTCGTAGAGCTCCTTCAGCTTCTTGAGTTTTTCCAGCGGGTCTTCCTTCTTCTCCACAGGGGGCGCGTGCTGGACAGTCGATCCCGGGACGACCCTGCTCACAAGTTCCTTTGGCTTCTTCAGAACCCACGTCTCGTGGGTCAGACCCTTCTTGACCTCTATCGTTACCGGCTCGATGGCTATCGCGTTGAGGGCGTCCTTTATGGCGTTTATCGTCTTCCTTGCTTGCTCCTTGTCCATCCAGCCGAGCTTGAGCCTTATGTCCTCCTCGCCCTTTATGATGAACTCCGAAGAGATGATGCCCAGCTCAACGGTGACCTCCTCAAGCTTCTGGTATGGCAGGGCCTTTATGTCGTACCTGCCCAGAATTTTTTCGTCGAGGTAGATTATCCTCCTATCCGTCACGAGAACCCACTTCGGCTTTTCGGGGCTTATCTTTTTCTTTACAGAGAAAAGGACCTTCTCGCCCGGTTCGAGAACTTTATTCACCGCTTTCGGCAACTCATCTCCCATCTCCATCCCCCTCCTGTTTTTGGCTGGCGTGATATATTAACCTTCTCCTCCCTTCTCCCGGTAGAGAAGGAAGAGCGTCTCGCCGTCAGCGCTCTCTATTAGAGGGGTCAGAACCTCCCTTCTGTCCCCCGTCCTCAGGACGACCCGTGTAGGCCTCTTCTTGAGCTCGGCCTCCAGCCTCAGCGTATCCCATTCGAAGGCTGAAGAACGGCTCAGGGGCATGACCCTGCTCCCATCTGGCGTCTCTATCACCACCTCGCCGTTCAATGGAGGAACCTCGACCGCAACGATGACCCTCCGATAGCTCCCGCTCTCGATTGAGGAATAGGCCATAGCCACGCCGAGAACGAGCAGGAAAACCGGCAGTAATATTCCCGCTGTTGAGAGGCCCAGGCTTTTCCCGAGCCACAGAAGTCCCAGTGAGAGGGCAAAGGCCAGCAGGACGACGGGAAGGCCGTAGAGCAGAGTTTTTCCACCGGCTCCCCTCCATCCAAGCCCCCTTAGGACGTTCTCCCATGCCTCCGCGGTGTCAACGTAGTCGGCGAGTATGCTCAGGGCCATCAGGGCAAAGATTGCCAGAGGGCTGGAGAAGTAGGGGCTCGCCAGTATCGCCTCGCTCAGGTTTCTGTATGCTTCTGGGAATGCTGCTGGGAGGAACTGCGAGAGGGCTATAGAGTAGGGCACCGCGTAGAGCACCGTTGAGAGAAAGACCGTCCCGCTGGCGGAATCCCTGGAGAGGAACGTTCCCAGAAGGATTATTCCAAAGGCCGCCGCCAGGAGGTAGTCCCCGGGGCGGAATACGTCGGAATACGCCAGAGACGTAAGGATTATCGCCGGGAGCACCACCGCCAGCTTTACCGCCCTGAAGTTCATCTTATCTCCCCCAGCAGTTTGCTCAGAACCTCTCCTATATCCTCCCGCCCCGGAATCCAGCGGACGACGTAGGCTCCGGTGCCCTCCAGCTCAGATGTTATCGCCCGCTTTTCCATCTCTATGAGTGTGCCCGTCTTGGGGTCGAGGGTCGGATAGACCGATATGTCCACCACCACGGGTCTGGATTTCCCCCTGTGGACGGCCATTACGGTCAGAACCCCCTTCTTGGTCTCCCCGGCAGTCCTATCGAGCACGTTGGAGACGTATATGACGAGCGGCGTGTACTGGACGAGTATCCTCTTCAGCCTTTCAACGGCATCGGCAAAGCTCTCCTCCT from Thermococcus sp. MAR1 harbors:
- a CDS encoding TldD/PmbA family protein, with amino-acid sequence MEALIRRAEELAERYGIFYYEIRITRVTASHLTMQNGQLEELAMNTEMGIGVRAFNGAWGFSSANDMGRAEKAIETAMKIAKLSKGDSKIHLGDPIRDRAEIRPKKSFLDVDVEDKLALVKKIDSLLRGRGVSNRSVYYGDGLKEQLYFNSLGSEIQTVVPRLRLSFSVTARENGEMQSYWKSFGGTAGWELVEEIDLNHWTAFVKEKAISLLHAQSPPSGEFPVIMDPELTGVFIHEALGHAVEADSVKNGDSILAGKLGERIAVEGLTVVDDPTLPGKFGSYVYDDEGIKAKRVEIIKNGVLMNYLTDRETSALLGLEPNGHGRAQGYSHQPLVRMGNTYVEPGDWSFEEMVEEVKNGLYMIGDKGGEVDTANGTFTFGAKEGYIVENGEIKAQVRDVALSGRILDILRNIRAIGDDLRVEFPGYCGKGQWVPVDDGGPHVLTRALVGGLR
- a CDS encoding ferritin family protein encodes the protein MAIDVGIIQDVETLLKNLNGYELLSYAICNEECGAETYEWLAGRVEGILVDEFRYLAKEKRKHAAELRKLFEELYPGMKPLEFNAPPLDTLPVCRELMEVKELENTLAIAMLSETIGRDIYRKLQRMSGDEEVAELFERLAEMKEAAYEKLLQLYEAMEKQSNTF
- a CDS encoding TldD/PmbA family protein, translated to MIEELVRILERENVEWELYWEKGRGGSFRIERERIERSQRKFHSGIGLRIGYKGRLGFSYITGLNHGRRTLEEFVKRTVKLAKVSEVPFVGFPYPAKVPRVEGLYDRRIDEIPFEEAHSLARDFSAKMRELKNDSLTLSGSMALAVTAYGIANSNGVWFEARGTGMSVSTYAVKTDGKTGSGSYYQTYRSLQPFEELENAILSAIEEAELSYRAGKMEPYSGEILFEPEAFRAVLGIFLENLFGDGVYHGRSRFSGLGEEVAPEVLTVIDDATVPGGVGSFPFDGEGNPGERTILVEDGVIRSFLLDETYSRFLNLRSTGNAVRDFRTTPHIGTSNVMVMPGDENLEDFEGIVVRKVFGEHTANPTSGDFSLTVELGYVVKNGKVAPFRDNMLVGNAFQFLRSIRAIGREITRKGSFYSPRVLGIARLV
- a CDS encoding DUF257 family protein is translated as MVCHGIDKILLKIRPGETVLVEYGAVSSPELLLYLMCRRCGGAESPVLIDDISDTFSEYVIRLELMGLDTEALMGIPVIKIGGNREFGNVVGRVEVDKYSLDFKYYGKIYDKVVPEKVVCNPVLGIHKLFVALERQDVIRLVRNISTFVGRKSRFAFYFINRDVMERKNPELLPLLEETASTVLQWEAGKGKYRLRALKAANDEILGSIVSMSFKDIART
- a CDS encoding alpha-amylase family glycosyl hydrolase encodes the protein MRRALAAVVILLLLIPLVGAYQVPERGVVYQIMVDRFYDGNQSNNGPFYDPEHRNYRLYWGGDIEGLTEKLDYIASLGVSMIWVSPLNDNINRMAHGSAPYHGYWTRDYKRIEEHFGTWKDFLKLVEEARKRGMCVIVDYVPNHSNPSTDGEFGALYDNGTFVTDYFEDTKNATVNPITGIREDIYHHNGNIFTWSGIPLKYANLYGLADFNQLNPWVDSYLTGGAMLFANSGACGFRIDAVKHMELGWLETFYLRLYSERPLLIYGEYYSLSPERSDDLYELYRYSNVSPVLNIPIRENIVRTFGFVGSLETLSRTLEDYYSLFVYPNKQLNFLDSHDLVRFLNAAKRDDAVERFHMALALTMTLPGIPVIYYGDESYLVSKDGKGDPYNRPMMVFNNTTEAARIIRALAKLRKTNDALAFGDFRTVYANYSVWAFERTFGSHKLLVVMNKGSPAELSINIDWPDGTYIDALYRAEMAVENGRATVILPRNSFYVFHIEGEQKEPLIGSVTPYIAQPGQRILIGGAGFGSGGRVTIGGVSARVLSWSSGEILVEVPEVKTQKAWLDVVVETGGKASKPAKLRYYSGNDVPVLVAINATNLTGGIWIRGNLSELAEPRPLLRSSTGYYFTVAPLPKGATFSVELYTGSPWGELEPLNVTLYGFVNSTVVVLRDGPPIVETETAPTMPTTTIIHRPVGKNPLPYLLVAILLLGAALIIWKKRD
- a CDS encoding PH domain-containing protein, which encodes MGDELPKAVNKVLEPGEKVLFSVKKKISPEKPKWVLVTDRRIIYLDEKILGRYDIKALPYQKLEEVTVELGIISSEFIIKGEEDIRLKLGWMDKEQARKTINAIKDALNAIAIEPVTIEVKKGLTHETWVLKKPKELVSRVVPGSTVQHAPPVEKKEDPLEKLKKLKELYDMGVISQEEYEEKRKKLLEQI